From a single Phragmites australis chromosome 7, lpPhrAust1.1, whole genome shotgun sequence genomic region:
- the LOC133925469 gene encoding aluminum-activated malate transporter 1-like, giving the protein MEVQMENNSGFAASCRQRLCSALDWLRCTAVGFAGKLARIARDDPRRVAHSLKVGLALTLVSVLYYVTPLFRGFGVSTLWAVLTVVVVMEYTVGGTLSKGLNRAFATLVAGFIAVVAHLVANSCGEKGEPIVLSVFVFLLASAATFSRFIPEVKARYDYGVTIFILTFSLVAVSSYRVEELIRLAHQRFSTIVIGVFICLCTTIFIFPVWAGEDLHKLAAGNLDKLAEFLEGIESECFGENATGESLESKAFLHVYKSVLNSKATEDSLCNFAKWEPGHGKFSFRHPWSQYQKLGTLCRQCASSMEALASYVITLTKSQYPEANPELCLKVRTACGEMSLHSAKALRELSSAIRTMTIPSPTNNHMSAAIKAAKGLRNELSEDADLMQVMHVAVIASLLSELVTKIKKITESVDNLAQLACFKNPEKTQKDVAIDIKS; this is encoded by the exons ATGGAGGTGCAGATGGAGAACAACAGTGGCTTTGCGGCGAGCTGCCGGCAGCGGCTCTGCTCGGCGCTGGACTGGCTCAGGTGCACGGCAGTCGGGTTCGCCGGGAAGCTGGCCAGGATCGCGAGGGACGACCCGAGGCGGGTGGCGCACTCGCTCAAGGTCGGGCTGGCGCTCACGCTAGTGTCAGTGCTCTACTACGTCACGCCGCTGTTCCGCGGCTTCGGGGTCTCCACCTTGTGGGCCGTGCTCACCGTTGTCGTCGTCATGGAGTACACCGTTG GTGGCACGCTAAGTAAAGGCCTCAACAGAGCTTTCGCGACGCTGGTTGCCGGGTTCATCGCCGTCGTGGCTCATTTGGTGGCCAACAGCTGTGGTGAAAAGGGGGAGCCGATAGTACTCTCCGTGTTTGTCTTCTTGCTAG CGTCGGCGGCGACGTTCTCGCGGTTCATCCCGGAGGTCAAGGCGAGGTACGACTACGGTGTGACCATCTTCATCCTGACCTTCAGTCTGGTGGCCGTGTCGAGCTACCGCGTGGAGGAGCTCATCCGGCTCGCGCACCAGCGCTTCTCCACCATCGTCATCGGCGTCTTCATCTGCCTCTGCACCACCATATTCATCTTCCCGGTCTGGGCCGGGGAGGACCTTCACAAGCTCGCCGCCGGCAACCTCGACAAACTGGCAGAGTTCCTTGAAG GAATAGAATCTGAATGCTTCGGAGAGAACGCTACAGGTGAGAGTTTGGAAAGTAAAGCCTTTCTCCACGTGTACAAGAGCGTCCTCAATTCGAAGGCCACTGAGGACTCTTTG TGCAATTTTGCCAAGTGGGAGCCTGGTCATGGCAAATTCAGCTTCCGACACCCATGGAGCCAATACCAGAAGCTCGGCACTCTTTGTCGCCAATGCGCTTCTTCAATGGAGGCTCTTGCTTCCTATGTCATCACTCTCACAAAATCTCAG TATCCTGAAGCCAACCCAGAGCTATGCCTGAAGGTTCGAACAGCGTGCGGTGAAATGAGCTTGCACTCTGCCAAGGCACTCAGGGAGCTCTCATCAGCAATCAGGACGATGACGATACCATCTCCAACCAACAATCACATGTCTGCAGCCATCAAAGCTGCGAAAGGCCTCAGAAATGAATTATCAGAGGATGCGGATCTGATGCAAGTGATGCATGTAGCAGTTATTGCATCTCTTCTCTCAGAATTGGTTACGAAGATAAAGAAGATCACAGAATCAGTTGATAATCTAGCACAACTTGCCTGCTTCAAAAACCCTGAAAAAACTCAAAAGGACGTAGCCATCGACATCAAGAGTTGA